The Candidatus Tumulicola sp. genomic sequence TCCCTCGAGCAGCCCAGCAGCGTGCGCAACGCAAGCGCCGCAAGCGACCGTGATCATCGTCATGTCGTCGAGCATCTCCGCCACCACCGTTTCGCCGTACAATGTGATCAACGGCTACATCAAAGCCAACATCGATTCGACGTTCAACAACGTGGCGAGCGTGATCAACGCCCGCTCGACCGACGTCATCCAATTCGTCAACGCGGAGAACACGGGTCCTGCGACGATCCTCCATTCGGCCGTGGGGTTCCCAAATGCCGTCGGCTTTCCGGCATCCCCGTACAGCTTCCCCACTTCGACGCAACAGCAAATCGGCTCGGCGATCTCGCAAGCGCAGTGGTCTACCGGGCGACTCGCGCCGCTGCCGTGCTTCTCGCAGACCTTGACGGCTTCGCCGGGCACTTACTATTTCGGAGACTACGACTACTACAACCTCACCAACGCGCGAGACGTGCTTGTGGTGAGTTCGTAGTCGTAGAGTTTCCGAATCTTGAAAGTGTTGCAGTTTCCATGGGGCCACGTTCAGCGTGATCATCCGGCACGGATCACTGGAGCGTCGCACGCAAAAGAACTATTTATCCGGCGTGTGAAGCGATTTCGGGTCTTTTATTCGGTCAGGGTTCGGTACAACTGCAAGATTTGGGGCACGCGCGTTCGCAAAAATTTTGAAATGCGGAAGGCCTAATCTTTTGAGTAGCCCTGGGCGCGGCGTATGTGATAGGCTCAAATTGTAGGCTGGTCAACGGAGAAATCAGGGTCGCGAGGGCCTTTAGCCTGATGTCACGTGTTTCTTACTCAATTTGGGGTGTGTTATGCGTATCGTTGGAGCTAAGTTTTTTGCTTTAGCGCTCGTAGGCGTGCAACTATTTATGCCGTCCTTTGGCCTTGCGGTGGCGTCGCCGTCTGGTTCATTTGCACCAGCAGCTCCCCCCCAGACAATCGGGCAACCGCAGCGACCGCTCAGCATTGCGAGAACAAAGTCATCGGCGGTTACCTCGCTCGATGGAGGACCCACGCCACTTAGTCCCACCAACGTGCAGTTCCCAGTTAGCCCCGCTGGTTTCGCGAGGATCGTCGGCGTTGTGGACGTTGCTGCGACCCGGGCTGCGCTTTCCAAAGCCGCGACGGCGTTGAATGCGGCACCACGGCGGTTTCAGGCCCCGATTCCTCTGGCCGTGCCAGTACCGTTGTCGAATATGTACGCGGCCACCGCAATCGCACGACGTATTCAGTCAATCGCGAGGACGCAGACGACTCAAACAATTCGTCCGCGGATGCGTAGCGGGAACAGTATTTTGCCCATGACGGTGAATTCCGGTTCGGCCGACCCCGACGGCACGAACCGATGGTGGGGTTTTCAATCGGACTCCATGGGTGGTATCGGAAGATGGATGGTTAACCTTGCTAGCGGCACAGGCATTGTGCAAGCCGATGACATGGCTATCCCGAACAAAGGTATTGAATTTGCTTTCCGACGGACCTATAATACCCTCTCATACCACGACTACGGAAACAGCGATGGTAGCTCGCCTTCGCTTTACGGCGACAAGTGGACTAATACTTTTGACTCGCATATAGCCGTTAATAGCATGCCTACAGTAAATGGACAGCACGGCATAAGCGTTTACAACATTGATGGCGCTCGGTATGATTATGCGCCGGTCGGCGACGGCGTCAATTTCATAACCCCTGCTGGTCAATTCGCGGGGTTATACTACAACGGCAGTAGCGCATACCTTTGGGTTAAGAAGTCGGGAACGGCATACACGTTTTGGGACGTCAACCAACTTCCCAGTCAAGTGGCGCTCGCAGGACAAATCGCCGCGATCTACGGGCGAAATTATAATACGTATCTGACTTTTGCGCGCAGTTTCACCAACGGCGACGCTTCAAGTTTGAAGAACCTACAGCAGACGAATGTCATTGCTGAGGACGGCCGCGTTGCGATACTGACCTTCGGGGACGTGACTGGTCCGGGAGGCCCATACCGGTTGTTGCAGTCGCTGGTGTGGCCGGACGGCACAACGGCGGTGACCTACGGCTATACGATCGAGGCGTGGGGTGGCCCTGGTGGATATAGCCCGAGACTGACTGAGGTCGATGAGCCAGGCAACGGCAGCACTGCTTCGGGTAAGCTCGTGCAGCAGTACTACTACGGCAACCCCTATGACCTCTTGCTGTACATGAACAGCCCCCGTTGGGTGATCAACCCCCACCTTCCGGGCGCCGGGCCTGCCTTCGGATTTAGCTACGGAAGCTACGGCAACGTTTTGCACGTGAACTATTTCGGCGACGTGAATCCGAGAATCCCAGACCCCACCAACTCGTTCGTTCAGCCAAACTTCACGCCGGACTACGGGATCAACAACGTGATTCGTTCGGTCAATTTCTGCTACCCGGCGCAGTCGGGATGCCCAAGCTCGTACACTGCGGTTACGGACACCGACGGGCACTCAATCAACTACACGATTGACACAATCGGCCGAGTGACCCAGATCCAAGCGACAACGGGCGATGGCGGCGGCGGAGTAGCGCAGCTCACGGGTTCAGGGTCCTGGGACGCCAGCAACGATGTAACGACATCGGTCGATCCTCGCAATCTAGAGACAGACTATGTTTACGATTCAAATGGAAACACGGTGGCTGTCGCGGCGCCCGCGCCGTCACCTGGCGCATTCCGGCCGACCAGTTATTATTCGTACGACACGCATAACAATCTGACCGCAGCGTGCGACCCAGCGCAGGTTCACGAGGCGAACAAGGATTGGGCCACTCCTCCTCCGGGAACTGACTCCCTTTGCTCATCTTCCAACGGCATACTTCACTCTACTCAATACGTATGGACGGTGCCTGGCGCAGGGTACGAGCCCGACGGCGAGTTGGCACAAGTGACGACGCCCCTCGGCTACTCAACATCCTTTGTCTACAATGTCTCTCGACAAGGTGGCAGTGTCGATTACGGTCTCCCAACGCAATTGCAGCGGGCGACGATCACGCAGTTCGACGGCTCGCAACTCATACCTGAGCAAGATTTTGTTTACGATGCTTATGGCAATCTTGTGTGCTATTCGAAAGGCCTAGTTAGCGGACAGCCTGCTTGGTGGATTCTCCAGTATGACGCGGGTCATCTCGGAAGAGTAGTCAAGATTGGTGACCCGGACGACGCGTCGCTTAGCAATGCAGCGTGCGCCAAGACGCCAGGATTGCCTTCCTCCACCATCGTGATCACCAGGTCGTATCTTGCGAACGGTCAAGTCGCAACCGTGCAGACGCCCTTTCAGGCTGCGCAAGCCTTACAATCCGGGAGCTGTTGGAACGGCGGAGGATGCCCTACGCCGCCTCCCGGCGGTTTCTTGACATCGTACACTTACGACGCGAATGGCAACGAAGTCGCCGAAACGCACAATTTCGGCAACGTCCTCGCAACAACCCAAGCATGGTATGATGGCAACGACCGCCTGGTCGAGGTACGGATGCCGACCGACACCGGTGATCTGGACGCGCCACACCTTACCCGGTATTTCTATGATCTTTCGCAAAATGGCTCTCTCGGAACAATTAGTGTTGGTGGCACGAATGTGGTCGCCCACGGCAACCTCTTCAAGAGTCAGGAATACATTAACGCCGCCTGGACGGATGTAAAAGGAAATGCCTTTGACGCCTTAGATCGAGCGAAAATCGGATACTTTTATGCACCGGGTAACGCAACTCTGCGCTCTTCGTCCGCAACGTTCGACGGTGGAGGGTTAGTTGGTTTGCCGTCACAGACCTGTGACCTCGCCTGCTCGACCTTTTCCTATGATAACCTAGGTCGAAAAACACAGATATCATTCAATGACGGCACGCCAACTAAGACGTTCACGTACGATGCCAACGGCCGAACGTTAAGCGTCGCATCCTCTTGGTTTGGAACTCAGTCGTACACCTATGATATCGAGGGCAAGCTGCTCACGTCGGTCGAGCCAAACGGGAATCCATCTCAGCCTCTCACATCTCACGCGACGATATCCTATGACTACTACCCAAATGGCTCGCGCAGGGACCTGTCAGTTTCTTCAAGCGGCCTAACGCAGACGAACATGCTGCAGTATTCCTACCGTTCGGATGGTGCACGTAGCTCAGAGCGCTTTAATTACCTCACAGATCCCGCTAGGTCGTTTGCTTGGAACCTAACGCCAGCCGGGAGGATGGTAACCACTTCCGACCCTTATCTTAATCCATCACACACCGCAACGTACGACGCATTTGGACGGTTGACGGTTTCGACTCTTGTCGCAGGCCAGTATAGCAACATGGCCTACGATTCGGAGGGCGAGTTGACAAGCTATTCTGCGGGCACCGGCACAATTTCGATGACCTTCAACGACAGGGGACAAATGACGGGCCAAACGGATTCGCAATCCTACGGTTTCCGCGCCGCGAGCTTATACGGGGCGATGCATCTCTCCAACCTCGTGAGTGGGGTTTGGCAAGACAATATCGAGACAGTTGACAGCAAAAACGGGGTATTTACGCGCATTGCCATGGCGGGGGGAGATGGTCCAACGGACACGTTCACGTTCGATGCAGCTGGGCGGCAGACTTCGGCGACGGAACAAAAAGGTGGAACTCACTTCGCCGGCGCGTTTGTACGGCAGTATGATGCCGAGAATCACCTACTAACGCAAAATTGGGCTGCCTGGGGTCTCGGTTGCGCGCAGCCGGGTTACAATGAATCACTGACCGTGCGTTACAATTGGGGTCCTAGTGGGCACCCGATTCAAGTCGGATCAAGCACTCCAAACTTCTCGCAGGACCGGATCGGCCCAGCGTCGAGCTCTACTTTGCCGTTCAATTTCGAGTCGCTCCACTGGGACGGCGATACGCTGCTGTTCACGTCCTCGCAATCGGGCGTTGTCGACGACGTAAAAATTGGAACCCTGGCGGACCGAACCATGCAGTCGGGGGGCATGTTCATCGTATGGGACCGGGGACCTGACGGCCAAGTCGTCTCTAACCACAACGCTGGCAGCGGTGCCCACGATGGATGGGTCTCGGGCAATCCTTTCGTTTCAAATTGCAGTGATAATGGTGCGGCGATCAACGCGACGTTTGCAGCCGCTTCGACCGGTTATTCGCCCCCGACCAACTTTGCCGCGGGTATTGGGGCACAAACTTCGGCTAGCGGCGTGAACCTTGTAGGTTGGGGCGGCCTCATTGCAGAGCCGAGACCGGACGGATTCTCCGATGGATTCAATAGAATCCAAGGCGTTCGCTCTTACGATTCAATGCTTCAAGCTTGGACGACTCCAGATGCCTACGCCGGTGTGCTGAGCGACCCGATGAGTCAGAGGCCCTATGCGTGGAATCGCAATAACCCAACCACGTACGCAGACCCGAGCGGCTTCGGTACAATTACTCTGGAACTTCGACCGGTATGGGACTCCACCGGAAATCTCGTTCTACATGCGTTCTGGCATTTTGAGCTCGACGACATGGGCAATGGTCCGATGGTATTCAATCTAAGCGGTAGCTTTGCGGGGATTTACCTAAATCTTAACCTAACCATGGATCAAGGATATGTGAGTACCGCCATACCGATCTTCACGCAACAGTGCACAGCAATGTGTGCTCCGGCGGTGCAAATGATTGCAGCAGCCAACGCTTGGCCCCAAAACACGGTCCTTTACGGTGGTGATACAAGCAACTCCAACACAATTGCCACCTATTTCGGTTTCGCCGGCTTCGGCACTCCCTTCGCTGTCATTTGGGCAAGAAGTCCGTGGACCGTACTTGCGCCCGGCGGCGGCGCGGAGGGGGCGTTTATAGTCCCGTCTCCTTGGGGGAACATTTATATTCCCGTCTTGTTCGGCCTATCATGGAATGGCTATGGCGTGACCCCCAACATGTCAAATATCCCAGGCGTCGAGCCCTTTTATCCAAACCATCCCCCTAAATGAGACCAGGGCCTGGGAGAATGCGATTGCGTGAAAAGGAAGCAATGAAGTCTCGACGACTTTCACGCCCCGCGTGCCTTACAACCTTGGCTATTCTTCTGGGAGCCATAGCGCTCTGCCAACCAGGTTGTGCGAGCCGCAGTGGGATAGTATCCGGTCAGTTTGAGATTTTTGAAGTAGATTTTGAGCCAAAAAGTCTAGCTATCGCCCCTGATGGTCAGCTGTGGTTTACTATTGAGGACGTTTCGGGGGGTCGGGTCCTAATTGGACGGATGTCCGAGCGTGGCGACATCGAGCGAGTGCCAATCGCGATTATGCGAAACCTGGACGTAATCTTTCCGAACTACATGATCGCCGATAAGGATGGTTCCCTTTGGGTCACCGCTATTGCATTTCCACTTGCCTTAAGGGCGGATGAGATTGTTAGGCGCTCGCCCTCGGGATCCATAAGTCGATTCTCCATTCCCACTCTCCGCGCGCAGCCTGAGGGCTTGACGATTGGGAGAGACCGAGTGGTGTGGTTCGCGGAAAACCTTGGGGATCGAATAGGGCGATTGTCATCAAACGGATTTTTTCATGAATATGCGTTGCCACCACTGGGCCCCCGCCCCCAAGGCTACAGCGGCCCATACGGAGTTTATGAAGGGCCGGATGGAAGTATTTGGTTTACAGTTCAGTCACGAAGCTGTGTCGGAAGGCTCTCAACGTCCGGAAAAGTTGATCTGTTCCCCACACCGACGAGGGACAGTAAGCCGACGGGAATTACGCTCGGCGCCGACGGCAGGATGTGGTTTTCTGAGTCCGGGGCCCAAAAGATCGGCGCGGTCGACGCAAGGGGCCAGATGGAAGAGTATGCCGTGCCCGAGCATGAGCCATCTTACATAACGACGGCTAGGAATGGAGACCTTTGGATCGCTGACCATGGTGCAGGAAGGATATGCAAGTTCGCGGCCAATCGCAAGTCGACGTGCTACCAACCCCCAAACGACGATCCCGTGTATACTTTGGTCGAGGCTCCTAATGGCGACATTTGGTTTACACAGGCAAACATCTCAAGAGTTCACAGTTTTTGGTTCCGTTTCAAGACACACGCGGGGGTGATAGGTCATCTTCACCTGCATTGAGAGCCCCATTGTAGCCAAACTGTAGCCTGATGGGCGGATTTTGGCATATTTCGGCGGACGTCGGTGGAATCTAGTTCACCGCCAAACCCTTACAGGGCAGGCGTCGGCACATGTTGGCGGATGTCAGCGGAATACCGTTGAATCAAATTCCCAAGCTGAGGGTCGCGGGTTCGAGACTCGTCTCCCGCTCGGCAACCGGTAATGCGGCGAGCTCCTCCATCGCTGCAGCTGTCGCACGAGCTGTGCACTCCGCTTCAATGATTCCACGTAACGGATTAGTGTTAGTCACCGTTGGAGACCCAGTGAATTACATTGACTCAACCTCGCTTCAGCCAGGATCGTCGTTGGCAATTCTTCTTCCCGCCGTCATGGGCTTAATAGGCGCGCTTGTTGGAGCCGGGATAGCCGGAGTAGTTGCCCTAAAGGTTCAAAAGGCTTCCAGCAAGGCAGCAAGGGACCTCGAGGAAATGAAACTGAACCGCCACGACGAGGGGGTAAGGCGCCAGATTCGCGCGCTTATGAAAGACTTGGACCGGTATTGCTTCGTTGCTCAATCCCAAGGGCTAATAAATGATGCTATGTGGGCTGTGTCCCTGGAACGAGTGGAGAATCGGGTATCGATGCCTGATGTCGCAGACGCACTAGACGAGGCGCAGGCTGCGGCTGTCTTCGAAGCCACCTATCTGAATTCTATGAACTTACAGACGATTGCCAGGCTTAATCGATTTTTTGAAAGCCTTAAGACGCCCGATCAAGCCGCTCGCGAAACCCATCAAAACTCCGTCAGCGGCGCCGCTACACCCGCACGTGATGCCATGTTGCGGGTCTGGGAAACCTTTGGTATGAAGTCGCCGACGCCGATTCAACCAGGAGTATCGTAAGATCACGGCGCTTGTTTGTATACGCGCAACCTTCGCAAAATGAGGGACCGGATGAACGAATATCAGGACATGTCGGCGAACGTCGGCAGAATCCAGATCGCCGTCAAACCCTATTTGACTAGCATTTTGACTTTCTTTGCACTGTTCATCCTAAATGCTCTGGCTCTTCGCTTTCTCATTTATGGTTACATAAGTAAAATCAGGAAAAAGGCGGCAAGCGTCAGGCCAAACAGATGAGTCGAATCCGTCTTACTGGCAGATCATGACCGGTTGGCTGGGCCGGAGGGGTTTTGTCGCGGCCTTCGTCATGGCATATATGCTCTTAATCACATACTATTTCGGTACGCTTCAGACACTGCGCTTTAAGACGCTGGTAAGCACGGGCGTCCAGCAATACGCGCTCCTAAGAATTTTTAACGACACGATTATTGCATCTCCCTTGTATCGTCACATGTCTGCCTTGAAACTAAGCAGCGGCGATTCCATAGAGATAGACCATAGTCTGAAGTTCTTCAGGGTTGGCTTGCCTGATACGCCCGGATTCCGCGTCGCTAATGGCGGCCTAGTACTTCACTCCAACCGGCCTGCACCACACAGCCATCCTAGGGTGGCTGTCAACCTTTCTGTTGAAACCGGACTGGCTGCCGTGAGGACATCAGGAGGGCGTGGGTGCGCACTAGATCTTATTGAAAACGATCACCGGTCGTCAGCGAGGTTGATTATGGTAGAGTCACCCGAAGACGTCAACCTCGGTTGGCCATTGGTTGGCCAATAGCCCGGACAACCTCGGACAATGGCGGACGTCAGTGGACTCAATCCACGCTCAGAGGCGATGGAACGGTGGCTGGAGTTCCCTCTTTCCGTGCTGGTGGGCTAAGAATCTGCTCTAATGCACTTCTTCCTTCGGGCCGTCATCGACCTTGCGCCATTTCCTACTATGGATCGCGCCGCTTTCGCAAATCCTGATTTCGATAATGATTTGAACCTTCGCAATAGCGATTGTTGGCAAGGTAATTGTTCCGAAAGGCGTTGGAATGGAAATCTTCGGCGTGCTCTCCAGCATTGTGACTTCGCCGCAATATGTGAAGCATTTGTCTTTCACTTTCGAAGCACCATGAACCACACATACGCAATCTGGAGCCGTGGTGTGCTCCCAGCTGTCTGGCTTCACATACCATTTTGGTCCTTCGAGTGTCGACCATTGCGGCGCAACCTGAAGGACGCTGCAGTCCCCATTGATTTCCTTAAATCCGCAGCTCACTTCGTCATAGTTGACATTCAACTGGACGGTGAAATGATGTAGAGCCCCACCAAGACCTAAGTGATCGTACTCCGCAAAACCATGTCCCATCGCTTCGTTCCCTTCGTTCAAGGTCCTCAGTCTGTTAGACCACTACTTTTCTGGCCCACCAGTGCTCTTTGAAATCCTGATGTCGCACCGAAGTGGATGATTATGCCGAACACTAGTTTCCGAATCTTGAAGATGTTGCGGTTGCCACGAGCATGTGTTCGAGATAACATCCGGTTAATTGCGACAGTCAGATTTCAAAGCGCACGGATGTTCGCGGCGACTTCAAAAATCCGGACGACGACCTTTAAGTTTGCGGACTTCACCAGCAGCCGTGCGCTTCTTGACGTGATTGACTTCTCGCCAGCTTGGCGCGACAAAGTGTCCTTCCCTGACTCCTTGCTAGCGAGACGTTACGCTCGGGCTCGGTCGTGACGTTATTGAAACGTTCGCCCAGACTGTCGCGACGGAGTTTGAGAGGCCAATCGATTTAGGCGCTTCGAGGAGCGAAATAGTCGAGCCGCCGCTGACCGCCCCGAGCACTTTTCCCAGTTCCCCATTGGTCGGCGGGCGGTCTCGCAGATTGATGTCGACCAAAGCCTTGATGGAAGCCCCGGCTGTGGGGGTCGTGTTGGCGTCCGTCGTCTGTTCCCTCACGAACCGACCACTCTTGTTCGAAACGCCCAAGTATATCCAGCCCGAAACCTGGGACGGCGTCAGTTTTGCCAGAATTGTGGTGGCGCTGTTTCCCGCCGCCGAATCCGATACTTTCTTCCTCCCCTGCAAATCTAGAATCGCTCGAAGCCGATCTTCGGCGGCAGCCAGCGAAGGGTATTTTCGTAAGTCAGACTCCGGGATGTCATTCAGGAGATCGCCGACCGGTTCGACAAGCTCGGGATGTTTTGCATCGGTGGCTATGCTGATGAGAATGTACTTCTCGCTGCCATTCTGGGCAAAGGGGTATAGACTCAGGAATGCGAGCTTGGCCTTTGTGGCGTTGCTTCCCGAAAGGGCATCAACTGACTTGTTGAGCTGTTCCGTGAACGCTTGCGTCTGAGTTAGAGCGTCGTGAAGCTGCTGAACTCGACTGTTCGCAGATGAACTCTGCCAGCCAGTCCAGGCGCCAAAGCCTGCTACCAATAGCGGTGTGAGGATGAGAAGGAAGCTCCAACGATTGCCGTTCCGGACTGCGGAGCCATCATTGTCGGGCATACGAATAACCCCCAGTTGTCAGTATCCCTCGTGATAGCCGGCTCGCACCGCGTCTTTTTCGCAGACAAATGCGCCATGCACGGTCCCCCCATAGTAGCGGTGGCCCTTTAGATGGTAGAAACCGGAACGGGTGTTGAGCCAAACCACGACATCATTGGGGCAATGCTGTTGGGCGGCCGCCTCCGTGTCGAACTTCACGATGGGTCCCGTCGGAGAACTAGTGGGAGACGTGCTAGGAGCGGCCGTCGGTTGTGGGCCCGCAGCGCCAAACTTCAGGGCAAGCACGGGATGCAACTCAACAAAATTCGGCGCATGACCCGTTTGACCGTGAGGAAAATCAAAAAACAAGACGCCGGTTATTGTCACTTCTGCGTTGACAGTGCGCATGGATGGCTTCGCTGTGCCAAAGCTGGTTTCGATAGCCGATCGCATGCTGTCGAATTCCGCGGTCCACCCGTCGCCGGAAACGCCCTCACAAATACTATCTGGTATTTCGGCGATCATCGTGATATTCGTTGGTCCGCCGAAGTCTGAAATCACGACGTGAAAGTCGTTGTCATTCGCCTCAAGTTTGTACTTTTGCAACAACGCGTGGACCGTGTAAACGCGAGTCTCTTCAGGCGTCCTCCGTGCGTTCATGCCTTTAGCACCACTCGGTGGCGTGACATTTCCCAACTTACTCACCGTCGTTATTGTCGGATGATTAAAGTCGATGGCTACTCCATCGGACAAAGTTTTCGCTGCCCATCTTTCAGTGCCACAATGAACCAACGCAACGGTCTTGGCCGAACCGAATGTCGGACGTTCACCTGAGCGGGCTCCTTGCGTATGCCCCAGAACCAGCATAAGCGACGTTAACGTAGTGATACTAAACAACGCGAAGGGCCGCAATCGTGTAAACGCGATCTTACTCGTAACAATCACCTCCCGAGCCTTCATAGAACCCTCCAATTCGTATCCACATCTACATGAAGTGGGTGAGTGGCCGTGTCACTTCAACACGTATGTGAGCAGCGCGTGCTTAGGGGGTTGTGGAGGTTGTTCGAGAGGTAGTGGCCTCGGCAACGATTCCGACGAGGTCAAAGCAACATGACGTGAAGGAAAAGCGCAACATGCAAGCTGGAAAGCCTGCACTCTTTCGCGCTCAGTTTATCACACGGACAGCCAAAAAAAAAGCCCTTTCGCGCCCCATTGGACACTGATTAAGATTGGGAGCGGAACATTCTTCGGCGAAAAGAGCTCCAAGCGGAAAAAAATTCGGTTTCCTGACTGGAAGGGCGCTCGTTGCGGGGCCCCCGTATTGGAGAAATGTAGACAGCGGGTCGCCAAAGGCCGAAATTGTGGACTTTATTCTAACGGCTCGAATCAAGTTCGTCAACGGACCGATATCACGCAGCAAAGGAAACGGGTAACTCGCCCGCTTATGGAGAGAAAAGCCTTCTGGGAGACGTTTGTGGCTGCAGCAATCGAAGCTTACGCGTCCGTCGCGTCAGCGAGTCCTGGTGATGCCGTAGATTTTTACGTCCGTGCAACGCCCGACCATCGCCACTTCACGATGCAGGTGTTTCAGCGCGGGCTTCAAGATACGCTGTTAAAGACGGCTGAAGGTGATGCGTTCGTGCCGGGCGCTCAAGACGACGCAACGCTCGCCGTCAACGGATGCGACTGGCCAGCTGTCGCGTCGTGTCGAATGACAGTCCCGACCGAGTGGATGAGCGGTTATTACCTCGCCAAGGTGAGCTCGGGCGATCAGACGGCGTGGATCCCGTTCATCGTCCGCGCTGCTGCTGGGTCGGGTGGGATCGCGCTGCTGAAAATCAGCGATACGACCACACAAGCCTACACCGCTTGGGGCGGACGCGGGTTTTACACCACTCCCTTCTCGCCGAAGATCTCGTTCAACCGTCCGTACGATGATCTAAGCCTCTACGAGCGCTATCAACTGCCGTTTCTTCAGTGGGCGGAGCGCAATGGATTCTTGCTCGACCTGTGCTCAAGTTTGGATCTTCACACCAACCCGCTGTTGCTAAAAAAATACAGGTTGTTCATCAGTCTTGGCCACGACGAATACTGGTCGCTCGAGATGCGCGACCAAGTCGAGGCGTTCATCGCGAGCGGTGGAAACGCGTGCTTTTTGAGCGCAAACACCTGTTATTGGCAGATACGGTTCGACTTGAGCGATGGTCAACGCTCGATGACCTGCTACAAGGAGGCGGAAGCCGGCCACCCGCCCGATCCCGAGCGGCAAGATTCGCGCCGAGTGACGACTGCCTGGTACGCGGCGCCGGTGTCGCGGCCGGAGAATTCGATGACCGGCGTTAGCTACCGCAACGGTGCAGGTTGGTGGGTAGACCCTGTCCTCCCCGAACTCCGTTATCGCGGCTATAGCGTCGCTCGTTCGTCACACTGGATCTTCGGTGGGACTGGCTTGTCGAACGGCGATACATTTGGAAGCGGAACGAGTGTCGATGA encodes the following:
- a CDS encoding N,N-dimethylformamidase beta subunit family domain-containing protein codes for the protein MERKAFWETFVAAAIEAYASVASASPGDAVDFYVRATPDHRHFTMQVFQRGLQDTLLKTAEGDAFVPGAQDDATLAVNGCDWPAVASCRMTVPTEWMSGYYLAKVSSGDQTAWIPFIVRAAAGSGGIALLKISDTTTQAYTAWGGRGFYTTPFSPKISFNRPYDDLSLYERYQLPFLQWAERNGFLLDLCSSLDLHTNPLLLKKYRLFISLGHDEYWSLEMRDQVEAFIASGGNACFLSANTCYWQIRFDLSDGQRSMTCYKEAEAGHPPDPERQDSRRVTTAWYAAPVSRPENSMTGVSYRNGAGWWVDPVLPELRYRGYSVARSSHWIFGGTGLSNGDTFGSGTSVDDTILGYETDAALIAQGVVPPVVTGADGTPKDFVVLAIADLRDWGPKGQGGFATMGTYRRNGTAFTTGTVNWAGGLSSGSPVEQITRNVLLKLTGDRSLQLALTNAGFEDWVGGLPTGWTLDGVGVIAVDDVDAEAAADHMRFADSGSSCLKVDASAGDTWVGQPGLSLDPRAAYGVGCWAKASALGATLRLQTTDTWIDLAVAEHSGSGEWEYLFLQGTSQNSSASVPARVKIQVAGGTIAWFDNVIVLRLS
- a CDS encoding DUF6531 domain-containing protein codes for the protein MTVNSGSADPDGTNRWWGFQSDSMGGIGRWMVNLASGTGIVQADDMAIPNKGIEFAFRRTYNTLSYHDYGNSDGSSPSLYGDKWTNTFDSHIAVNSMPTVNGQHGISVYNIDGARYDYAPVGDGVNFITPAGQFAGLYYNGSSAYLWVKKSGTAYTFWDVNQLPSQVALAGQIAAIYGRNYNTYLTFARSFTNGDASSLKNLQQTNVIAEDGRVAILTFGDVTGPGGPYRLLQSLVWPDGTTAVTYGYTIEAWGGPGGYSPRLTEVDEPGNGSTASGKLVQQYYYGNPYDLLLYMNSPRWVINPHLPGAGPAFGFSYGSYGNVLHVNYFGDVNPRIPDPTNSFVQPNFTPDYGINNVIRSVNFCYPAQSGCPSSYTAVTDTDGHSINYTIDTIGRVTQIQATTGDGGGGVAQLTGSGSWDASNDVTTSVDPRNLETDYVYDSNGNTVAVAAPAPSPGAFRPTSYYSYDTHNNLTAACDPAQVHEANKDWATPPPGTDSLCSSSNGILHSTQYVWTVPGAGYEPDGELAQVTTPLGYSTSFVYNVSRQGGSVDYGLPTQLQRATITQFDGSQLIPEQDFVYDAYGNLVCYSKGLVSGQPAWWILQYDAGHLGRVVKIGDPDDASLSNAACAKTPGLPSSTIVITRSYLANGQVATVQTPFQAAQALQSGSCWNGGGCPTPPPGGFLTSYTYDANGNEVAETHNFGNVLATTQAWYDGNDRLVEVRMPTDTGDLDAPHLTRYFYDLSQNGSLGTISVGGTNVVAHGNLFKSQEYINAAWTDVKGNAFDALDRAKIGYFYAPGNATLRSSSATFDGGGLVGLPSQTCDLACSTFSYDNLGRKTQISFNDGTPTKTFTYDANGRTLSVASSWFGTQSYTYDIEGKLLTSVEPNGNPSQPLTSHATISYDYYPNGSRRDLSVSSSGLTQTNMLQYSYRSDGARSSERFNYLTDPARSFAWNLTPAGRMVTTSDPYLNPSHTATYDAFGRLTVSTLVAGQYSNMAYDSEGELTSYSAGTGTISMTFNDRGQMTGQTDSQSYGFRAASLYGAMHLSNLVSGVWQDNIETVDSKNGVFTRIAMAGGDGPTDTFTFDAAGRQTSATEQKGGTHFAGAFVRQYDAENHLLTQNWAAWGLGCAQPGYNESLTVRYNWGPSGHPIQVGSSTPNFSQDRIGPASSSTLPFNFESLHWDGDTLLFTSSQSGVVDDVKIGTLADRTMQSGGMFIVWDRGPDGQVVSNHNAGSGAHDGWVSGNPFVSNCSDNGAAINATFAAASTGYSPPTNFAAGIGAQTSASGVNLVGWGGLIAEPRPDGFSDGFNRIQGVRSYDSMLQAWTTPDAYAGVLSDPMSQRPYAWNRNNPTTYADPSGFGTITLELRPVWDSTGNLVLHAFWHFELDDMGNGPMVFNLSGSFAGIYLNLNLTMDQGYVSTAIPIFTQQCTAMCAPAVQMIAAANAWPQNTVLYGGDTSNSNTIATYFGFAGFGTPFAVIWARSPWTVLAPGGGAEGAFIVPSPWGNIYIPVLFGLSWNGYGVTPNMSNIPGVEPFYPNHPPK